A single region of the Eremothecium gossypii ATCC 10895 chromosome V, complete sequence genome encodes:
- the YAT1 gene encoding carnitine O-acetyltransferase YAT1 (Syntenic homolog of Saccharomyces cerevisiae YAR035W (YAT1)), giving the protein MAQNNTGLDDSQLDRLPIPPLADTLQRYLDRLEPLQEEHKFQRTLAAVRASEEQLTCLDRRLRQYDSELALVEPATTYIEQFWYDSYLQTDESVVVNINPYFQLADDPTMQNISRGGLGEHSVQIKRASKLVVSILKFVRAIRRGSLSPDTVRGVRLSMDQYAKLFGSSRIPPGPGEDSCHLQTDPTSHHVVVMYQSQFYWFDVLDVNNEPIFQTPEELEWNLYSIIMDKEREQGAPYPWGVFSTEVTGVWSAIRQHIANAEDHTNWNNLKIIDSALFIICLDDVEIAEGVEMAQSMLCGTSDIQVPTPSELKQNINNGIPSGVQRGTCLNRWYCKLQLIVTKNGKAGINFEHTCVDGHTVLRLARDIYTDSILNFAQGITKSVPTVFSSEPSSCPYRNGSSGANLITIPRRLEWKPDSYLLSSLHFAETRLSDMLSQFDFAVVDFRRYGSNHIKTHFKTSPDAFMQMAFQTAYYALYGKFEMTYEPAMTKSFRNGRTEAIRTVSHASKTFVKSMFDNVSTDKERMQLLQSACAHHSKITRECGAGQGQDRHLYALYCLWKNNLCDEILSIPLFEDPGWELLTTNVISTSNCSNSCLKSFGFGPVCANGFGIGYIIRGDSLSIVITSRHRQTRRLASLIERFLTELERTAQRASSEAGLRAEKSNDLKYLLSGYDYFDVSILG; this is encoded by the coding sequence ATGGCGCAAAACAACACGGGCCTCGATGACAGCCAGCTGGACCGGTTGCCCATCCCACCGCTGGCGGACACGCTGCAGCGGTACCTGGATCGGCTGGAGCCGCTACAGGAGGAGCACAAGTTCCAGAGGACACTTGCTGCGGTGCGGGCGTCGGAAGAACAGCTGACGTGCCTGGACAGACGGCTGCGACAATACGACAGCGAGCTGGCGTTGGTCGAGCCGGCGACGACATATATCGAGCAGTTCTGGTACGACTCGTACCTGCAGACCGACGAATCGGTGGTGGTGAACATCAACCCGTACTTCCAGCTGGCGGACGATCCGACGATGCAGAACATCTCGCGGGGCGGCTTAGGGGAGCACTCCGTGCAGATAAAACGTGCGTCGAAGCTGGTGGTGTCTATTTTGAAGTTTGTGAGGGCGATCAGGCGCGGCTCGCTGAGCCCAGACACGGTGCGCGGCGTGCGCCTGTCGATGGACCAGTACGCGAAGCTGTTCGGGTCTTCGCGGATACCGCCGGGGCCCGGAGAGGACTCTTGCCATCTGCAGACAGATCCCACGTCGCACCACGTAGTGGTGATGTATCAGTCGCAATTTTACTGGTTTGATGTTTTGGATGTCAACAATGAGCCTATTTTCCAGACGCCTGAGGAGCTCGAGTGGAACCTGTACTCCATAATAATGGACAAGGAGCGCGAACAGGGTGCGCCTTACCCGTGGGGCGTGTTCAGCACAGAGGTGACGGGGGTGTGGTCTGCGATTCGCCAGCACATAGCAAATGCGGAAGATCACACTAACTGGAACAACCTGAAGATCATAGACAGCGCGCTCTTCATCATATGCCTCGACGATGTCGAGATCGCAGAAGGAGTTGAAATGGCGCAGTCCATGCTGTGTGGTACCTCTGACATCCAGGTCCCAACGCCATCCGAGTTGAAGCAGAACATCAATAACGGTATCCCATCCGGAGTGCAGCGTGGCACGTGCCTGAATCGCTGGTACTGCAAGCTGCAGCTCATCGTCACCAAAAATGGCAAGGCTGGGATCAACTTTGAGCACACATGTGTCGATGGCCACACGGTTTTGCGTTTGGCGCGGGATATCTACACGGACAGCATTCTGAACTTCGCTCAGGGGATTACAAAATCAGTACCGACTGTGTTCTCATCTGAGCCATCGTCGTGCCCGTATAGGAACGGATCTTCAGGCGCCAACTTGATCACCATCCCGAGGCGACTGGAGTGGAAACCCGACTCTTATCTCTTGTCCTCGCTGCACTTCGCTGAGACACGGTTAAGCGATATGCTGTCACAGTTTGACTTCGCGGTGGTGGACTTCCGTCGCTATGGCTCCAATCACATCAAGACACACTTCAAGACCTCACCCGACGCGTTCATGCAGATGGCATTCCAGACAGCATATTACGCATTGTATGGTAAATTCGAGATGACATATGAGCCCGCTATGACGAAATCGTTCCGCAATGGCCGCACAGAGGCAATCCGCACCGTCTCGCATGCGTCCAAGACATTTGTGAAGTCGATGTTCGACAACGTTAGCACCGATAAAGAGAGgatgcagctgctgcaAAGCGCGTGCGCTCACCACTCAAAAATCACCCGCGAATGTGGCGCAGGCCAGGGCCAGGACCGCCATCTCTACGCTCTTTACTGTCTGTGGAAAAATAATCTCTGTGACGAAATACTCTCCATCCCTCTGTTCGAAGATCCAGGTTGGGAGTTGCTCACGACGAACGTAATCAGCACCTCTAATTGCAGCAACTCCTGCCTCAAGAGCTTCGGCTTTGGTCCTGTGTGCGCCAATGGCTTCGGCATCGGATATATCATTCGCGGTGACAGCCTTTCCATTGTGATCACGTCACGGCACAGACAAACCAGGAGACTGGCTTCGCTGATTGAGCGGTTTCTCACCGAACTAGAGCGTACCGCCCAGCGGGCCAGCTCCGAAGCCGGCTTACGCGCCGAAAAGTCCAACGACCTCAAGTACTTGCTATCCGGTTACGACTATTTCGATGTCAGCATCCTTGGCTAG
- the THI20 gene encoding trifunctional hydroxymethylpyrimidine kinase/phosphomethylpyrimidine kinase/thiaminase (Non-syntenic homolog of Saccharomyces cerevisiae YPL258C (THI21) and Syntenic homolog of Saccharomyces cerevisiae YOL055C (THI20)) encodes MPEIVHIPDPAPQHLRARPRTQPTVLTVAGSDSSGGAGIEADIKTITMHGCYAMTCISAITAQTPRAVDAVRATPAPLLAAVLRGLFRDMAVDAIKTGMLTPAAVDCLLAALRDHRFAGPLVVDPVMAASSGSPLTDLAGPAARALLRRAALVTPNVPEACRLLAAQPPASPDGLVSLAQALARDLSTAVLLKGGHCPYPPDAVLDVLVDPADPAGPVTFCARRLSTPHTHGTGCTLAAAIAANLSRAMSLREAVYRGIIFVHHAIALQPERSVCALPENGPVHHAYALNLSSPATAPEASRKATCPDTATPTPPL; translated from the coding sequence ATGCCCGAGATAGTCCACATCCCAGACCCCGCACCGCAGCacctgcgcgcgcgccccCGCACGCAGCCCACCGTGCTCACCGTTGCCGGTTCGGACtccagcggcggcgccggcaTCGAGGCCGACATCAAAACAATCACCATGCACGGCTGCTACGCCATGACCTGCATCTCCGCCATCACCGCCCagacgccgcgcgccgtcGATGCCGTTCGGGCTACGCCCGCGCCCTTGCTGGCCGCGGTTCTCCGCGGCCTCTTCCGCGACATGGCCGTCGACGCCATCAAGACAGGCATGCTCACCCCCGCCGCCGTGGACTGCCTGCTCGCCGCCCTCCGCGACCACCGCTTCGCCGGTCCGCTCGTCGTCGACCCCGTCATGGCCGCCTCCTCCGGCTCGCCGCTCACAGATCTCGCCggccccgccgcccgcgctctgctccgccgcgccgcccttGTCACTCCAAACGTCCCGGAAGCTTGCCGCCTACTCGCCGCCCAGCCCCCGGCCTCGCCAGACGGCCTCGTCTCTCTGGCACAGGCTCTCGCCCGTGACCTCTCTACTGCGGTCCTGCTTAAGGGCGGCCACTGCCCCTACCCGCCCGACGCTGTGCTGGACGTGCTGGTTGACCCAGCTGACCCGGCTGGCCCGGTGACGTTTTGTGCCCGCCGCCTGTCCACCCCGCACACGCACGGCACCGGTTGTACATTGGCCGCCGCGATAGCCGCCAACCTCTCCCGTGCCATGTCGCTACGGGAAGCCGTTTACCGCGGGATCATCTTCGTGCACCATGCCATCGCGCTCCAGCCTGAGCGCAGCGTCTGTGCCCTCCCGGAGAACGGACCTGTGCACCACGCCTACGCCCTGAACCTGTCGTCCCCAGCGACCGCCCCCGAAGCTTCGAGAAAGGCAACTTGCCCAGATACGGCAACACCCACTCCTCCTTTATGA
- the CDC15 gene encoding serine/threonine protein kinase CDC15 (Syntenic homolog of Saccharomyces cerevisiae YAR019C (CDC15)), giving the protein MHRVNVTPAQRHTGQRKHYALKQVIGKGAYGVVYKAVNRATDQVIAIKAIEYENEEELHEHMLEIDLLKNLKHENIVKYHGFIQSSHELYILLEYCIRGSLRDLIKKEALSEAKAKTYVRQTLRGLQYLHDQGVIHRDIKAANLLLTENGVVKLADFGVSTRVNNMAMTYAGSPNWMAPEVMLGKGASTVSDIWSLGATVVELLTGNPPFYNLVNEAACYAIVNDVYYPPEHLSAECKAFMELCFQKNMFKRPQAHQLLQHGWLKEGRDKLEQFKEDDLVEDRWDQDFLEVNTVVSQSSPGKKQLDGPYKYIEQLRSGQFISSPETILQNITAEDITDLMFELCNLDEPNRASLLFGVFSFDKEYVSGAGTKGFIALGGIPQVLPFEEILVTYFSSSIPLLVQCGILSRINDLHDSTLLLKIVDHVQRMFSFERWCKWCSSISSLQEVLLKELLHGNKLSEVIMLQLSTSRAFRFDLSKLMLPSFRGSVRLQHIIFKCLNNILKRTHAVDFTQTPPNSVSVSSSASSISFKMDSTLYPAGETLPDNFIDWLLNFIPPADATPKNVKIFLEVCYYASHLNSLRLSELIESHAFLDFIAHLQSNVRFLHWSACLNICVDLSNELNRDALPEMLLIGNRFFEQPDLFTGTVEILLNCMLFALREGCAYHIDKRSSDIEITQDSLPSGTIPCDKLIVNFFEKEDQFPKFITKFTRLVSLPPCGKLCYDLVMAPKFVEKMVRIFKLYQASLIIQIDALKFLKIVLTKALEYTPAGRPSKLVTPARLLESALGKQIKNTDEQHLLHVVSQLSKFLLANWSSSRPSSQLHVAAAGPTSLLETPLASASHSPPPSRKGHLGKVGNDSILIRQLCEDIASLNNKENGNNNNGRPLHDSDGFLVPRRLPSGC; this is encoded by the coding sequence ATGCACAGGGTGAACGTAACGCCAGCGCAGCGGCATACAGGGCAACGCAAGCACTACGCGCTGAAGCAGGTGATTGGCAAGGGCGCGTATGGCGTGGTATACAAGGCGGTGAACCGGGCGACGGATCAGGTTATCGCGATAAAGGCGATCGAGTACGAGAAtgaggaggagctgcacGAGCACATGCTCGAGATCGACTTGCTCAAAAATCTCAAGCACGAGAACATTGTGAAGTACCACGGGTTCATTCAGTCGTCACATGAGCTGTACATTTTGCTGGAGTATTGCATCAGAGGGTCGCTGCGCGACCTGATCAAGAAGGAGGCGTTGAGCGAGGCGAAGGCGAAAACATATGTGCGCCAGACACTGCGGGGGCTGCAGTACCTGCACGACCAGGGTGTGATCCACCGAGACATCAAGGCGGCCAACCTGCTGCTGACGGAAAACGGCGTGGTGAAGCTGGCGGACTTCGGCGTGTCGACGCGCGTCAACAATATGGCCATGACGTACGCGGGATCGCCGAACTGGATGGCGCCGGAGGTGATGCTGGGGAAGGGTGCGTCCACGGTCAGCGACATATGGTCGCTGGGCGCGACGGTCGTTGAGTTGCTAACAGGGAACCCGCCTTTCTATAATTTGGTGAACGAGGCTGCGTGCTATGCGATCGTAAACGACGTCTATTATCCGCCGGAGCACCTCTCGGCAGAGTGCAAGGCTTTTATGGAGTTGTGTTTCCAGAAGAATATGTTCAAGAGGCCGCAGGCCCACCAGTTATTGCAACATGGCTGGTTGAAAGAGGGCAGAGACAAGCTGGAACAGTTCAAGGAGGACGATCTTGTGGAGGATAGATGGGACCAAGATTTCCTAGAGGTGAACACTGTGGTGTCTCAATCTTCGCCTGGCAAAAAGCAGCTTGATGGGCCCTATAAGTACATTGAACAGCTAAGATCAGGGCAGTTTATATCTTCTCCGGAGACAATACTGCAGAACATAACAGCAGAAGATATTACCGACCTCATGTTCGAATTGTGCAACTTAGACGAACCCAACCGGGCTAGTCTACTCTTTGGTGTGTTTTCCTTTGATAAAGAGTATGTATCGGGCGcaggaactaaaggattTATTGCGCTGGGTGGCATCCCACAAGTGTTGCCATTTGAAGAAATCTTGGTGACCTATTTTTCATCGAGTATTCCATTGCTAGTTCAATGTGGTATTCTCTCAAGGATTAATGATTTACATGACTCCACGCTGCTATTGAAGATAGTGGACCACGTCCAGCGTATGTTCTCCTTTGAACGCTGGTGTAAATGGTGCAGCTCAATTTCCTCCCTTCAAGAAGTTCTTCTGAAAGAACTATTGCATGGTAACAAGTTATCCGAGGTGATAATGTTACAATTATCGACATCGCGTGCTTTTAGATTTGACCTTAGCAAGCTAATGTTGCCTAGTTTCCGCGGCTCTGTACGGCTGCAGCATATCATATTCAAGTGCTTGAATAATATCCTGAAAAGGACGCATGCAGTGGACTTCACGCAAACCCCTCCCAATTCAGTATCTGTTTCATCATCTGCTAGTTCCATTTCATTCAAAATGGACTCCACCCTATACCCTGCAGGCGAGACCCTACCCGATAATTTCATCGACTGGTTATTAAACTTCATTCCTCCTGCCGATGCCACCCCCAAGAATGTCAAAATATTCCTCGAAGTGTGTTATTATGCCTCACATCTAAACTCATTGAGACTGAGCGAATTGATAGAAAGTCATGCCTTCTTGGATTTCATTGCACACCTACAGTCAAACGTCCGTTTTTTGCATTGGTCGGCTTGCTTAAACATATGTGTGGACCTTTCGAACGAGCTGAACAGAGATGCGCTTCCAGAGATGCTATTGATTGGTAACCGTTTCTTTGAACAACCTGACCTTTTCACTGGGACTGTCGAAATTCTTCTCAATTGTATGCTTTTTGCCCTTCGTGAGGGCTGCGCATACCATATAGACAAGCGAAGCAGCGACATAGAGATTACTCAAGATAGCCTCCCAAGCGGAACGATCCCCTGTGACAAGCTAATAGTTAACTTTTTTGAAAAGGAAGACCAATTCCCCAAGTTCATCACGAAGTTCACACGCTTAGTTTCTCTCCCACCCTGCGGCAAGCTATGTTACGATTTGGTCATGGCTCCCAAGTTTGTGGAAAAAATGGTTCGCATATTCAAACTTTACCAGGCGAGTCTAATAATTCAGATTGATGCCCTGAAGTTTTTGAAAATAGTCCTTACGAAGGCCTTAGAATATACCCCTGCTGGTCGTCCATCGAAGTTAGTTACACCAGCAAGGTTGTTGGAATCTGCACTTGGAAAACAGATAAAGAATACCGATGAGCAACACCTACTGCACGTTGTCTCTCAACTCTCCAAGTTCCTGTTAGCTAACTGGTCTTCTAGCAGACCGTCTTCACAGCTGCatgttgctgctgctggccCTACCTCTTTGTTAGAAACACCACTTGCATCTGCATCACATTCGCCGCCGCCCTCTCGCAAGGGTCATCTGGGCAAGGTGGGTAATGACTCCATCCTTATCCGCCAGCTGTGCGAAGATATTGCTTCATTAAACAACAAGGAAAATGGAAATAATAATAACGGTCGGCCGTTGCATGATTCTGACGGATTTCTAGTACCCA
- a CDS encoding AER225Wp (Syntenic homolog of Saccharomyces cerevisiae YDL019C (OSH2) and YAR042W (SWH1)), with amino-acid sequence MSDTERTDAESRQGGVSKPLLRLKLLDALRQGDFDNLRRLLQAGDFQPLEDADIQEVVQLLLHYAVQVAPFGLIREIVSQWCGDSEGAAEGGALRLDVNKQDSDGNTPLHLAALQSRADVVQLLMNHAAINDCIVNRAHLQPIEVCKNLNIAQMMQINRANYVAEVAHEFRLAFNNRDFSHLEAILSNARNAELLDINGTDPETGDTVLHEFVKKRDIVMCRWIIDHGGDPFKRDKRGKLPINSLSQPAADADGVSEAGKTAADAEIKQLLEKAAREQSVIDVTNKLHEPPSYKGYLRKWTNFAQGYKLRWFILSTDGTLSYYKDQDDTANACRGSLNMSTCYLHLDSSEKLKFEIIGGSDGAIRWHLKGNHPIETNKWVWAIQSAIRTAKDREIMLRNPNHAPTHEQPQSPLPQVQQQVMHSSTSIPVANMRIGASTTTLPSIGYKMSTVSMKSGSEQRRNPNLLDTRLVKTYSNTSVSSSDVELNDNLTDSGRQYVAKVKSKLPSRSVSGSSSQTHSTTESSHVSHKIASNKISQDESLPHGGSAGHSLILRPFEEYEEEDEVEDSMTHAKSSVVYNDEEDVKVNYGPYAQELSMLQRSIIIEISTLNELLEDGSTTEDVLEAARKSLITINKSFAQLNRLTERRDQRLVKMLAKQRDINNLWIKSVKELEMELVEKSEKLANMDRDRRDIKKLLQRKMHEASALPESASLADGTSIPELLPKDSTRQFAEIVELIQSNQSSDAEDSETDEFFDAEDAVKDEQTLSTPLESPVQHDELGDESPAKVVESAPVAKEEQRTEIVIIAPTTLESGESEVRGNNTESDVMTLGKTHVPVIPEISEDDVPALESTQSIAPTAATSDGFAVNQLQMAKENVIVGEGTFLGYEDGVRKKLALDKDERPKINLWSVLKSMIGKDMTHMSLPVTFNEPTSILQRVGEDLEYSDLLDNACSFSDSTLRLLYISAFVSSSYASTINRVAKPFNPLLGETFEYARPDKHYRFFTEQVSHHPPISATWTESPKWDFFGESHVDTKFYGRSFDVKHLGLYYITLRPDDGSGEEIYTFNKPNNSVIGILIGKPELDNHGEVTVTNHSTGDYTTLHFKPRGWRSANAFEVRGEVFDCNGVKKWVLGGHWNEALYAKSVQKHNASDELTLDRSKAPTTRRSSVSGGPYHDGRKFLLWHANERPVSPFNLTSFAITLNADRPSLMPWVAITDTRRRPDQRAMENGEYDKAAEEKQRVEEKQRAARKLRETNGVPYAPAWFTREVHPVTGQQYWKYNGLYWKMRKERNLPVSQDIF; translated from the coding sequence ATGAGTGACACAGAGAGAACCGACGCGGAGTCGCGACAGGGCGGTGTGAGCAAGCCCCTTCTAAGACTCAAGTTGTTGGACGCATTGCGGCAGGGCGACTTTGACAACTTGCGGCGCCTGCTTCAGGCCGGGGACTTCCAGCCGTTGGAGGACGCCGACATCCAGGAAGTGGTACAGTTGCTGCTACACTACGCGGTACAGGTTGCGCCTTTTGGTCTAATTCGGGAGATTGTTTCGCAGTGGTGCGGGGACAGTGAGGGCGCAGCGGAAGGCGGCGCGCTACGGTTGGACGTTAATAAACAGGATAGCGACGGAAACACGCCGCTGCATCTAGCGGCCCTACAGTCCCGCGCAGACGTTGTGCAGTTACTAATGAATCATGCCGCGATCAACGACTGCATCGTCAATCGTGCACACCTGCAGCCAATTGAAGTGTGCAAGAACTTGAACATTGCGCAGATGATGCAAATAAACCGCGCGAACTACGTTGCAGAGGTCGCGCACGAGTTCCGGCTCGCGTTTAACAACCGAGACTTTTCCCATCTGGAGGCGATATTGAGCAATGCACGGAATGCGGAGCTATTGGATATTAACGGCACGGATCCGGAGACAGGAGACACCGTTCTACACGAGTTTGTGAAAAAGCGTGACATTGTTATGTGTCGCTGGATTATAGACCACGGCGGGGACCCTTTTAAGAGAGACAAGCGGGGTAAACTCCCTATTAATTCCTTGTCGCAGCCTGCTGCGGATGCAGATGGAGTGTCTGAAGCCGGAAAAACCGCTGCTGACGCCGAAATTAAACAGTTGCTTGAAAAGGCTGCCCGGGAGCAGAGCGTCATTGACGTGACGAACAAGCTCCATGAGCCACCTTCCTACAAGGGTTACTTGCGTAAGTGGACCAACTTTGCGCAAGGTTACAAGCTTCGGTGGTTCATTTTAAGCACTGACGGAACATTATCTTACTATAAGGACCAAGATGATACCGCAAATGCTTGCCGTGGCTCTCTGAACATGTCGACCTGTTATTTACACCTGGATTCAAGTGAAAAGCTCAAGTTCGAAATTATCGGAGGTAGTGATGGTGCTATAAGATGGCACCTAAAAGGGAATCACCCAATTGAGACAAACAAGTGGGTCTGGGCCATTCAAAGCGCGATCAGGACAGCTAAAGACCGGGAAATTATGCTACGTAATCCGAACCATGCTCCTACACACGAGCAACCACAGTCTCCTCTACCGCAGGTACAGCAGCAGGTTATGCACTCGAGCACAAGTATTCCCGTAGCTAATATGCGTATAGGGGCCTCAACCACGACATTACCAAGTATCGGATATAAGATGTCTACAGTTAGCATGAAATCCGGATCGGAGCAACGTAGGAACCCAAACTTACTCGATACTCGTCTGGTCAAAACTTACTCCAATACTTCTGTGTCCTCAAGCGATGTTGAATTGAATGATAATTTGACTGATTCCGGAAGGCAGTACGTGGCCAAAGTGAAAAGTAAACTTCCTTCTCGGAGTGTCAGTGGATCTAGTTCGCAGACACATTCTACCACCGAATCATCGCATGTATCTCACAAGATCGCCTCTAATAAAATCTCTCAGGACGAATCTCTTCCGCACGGTGGCAGTGCAGGGCACTCTCTAATATTAAGGCCGTTCGAGGAATATGAAGAGGAAGACGAAGTAGAGGATTCGATGACGCATGCAAAGTCGTCTGTTGTATACAACGATGAAGAAGATGTGAAGGTGAATTATGGACCGTATGCACAGGAACTTTCAATGTTGCAGCGCTCGATTATAATTGAGATATCGACGTTGAATGAATTGCTTGAAGACGGCAGCACAACGGAAGACGTGTTAGAGGCCGCTAGGAAGTCACTTATCACCATTAACAAGAGCTTTGCACAACTAAACAGGCTGACGGAAAGGAGAGACCAAAGACTTGTTAAGATGTTAGCTAAACAACGTGACATAAACAACCTGTGGATCAAGTCTGTTAAAGAGTTGGAGATGGAATTGGTGGAGAAATCTGAGAAGCTAGCTAACATGGATCGTGATAGGAGGGATATTAAGAAGCTGCTACAAAGGAAGATGCACGAAGCATCTGCTCTCCCTGAGTCTGCATCACTAGCAGATGGCACGAGTATACCAGAGCTTCTTCCAAAGGACTCTACACGGCAATTCGCCGAAATTGTGGAGCTAATCCAATCTAACCAGTCATCGGACGCGGAAGACTCAGAGACCGATGAGTTCTTTGACGCGGAAGATGCTGTCAAGGACGAGCAAACATTATCTACACCTTTGGAATCACCCGTGCAACATGATGAGCTTGGAGATGAAAGTCCGGCTAAAGTTGTTGAAAGCGCACCAGTCGCAAAGGAAGAGCAGAGGACGGAAATTGTCATAATTGCTCCTACCACCCTTGAGAGCGGTGAGTCAGAGGTCAGAGGCAACAATACAGAATCAGATGTCATGACACTTGGCAAGACACACGTGCCTGTTATACCGGAAATCTCAGAAGATGATGTCCCAGCCCTAGAAAGTACACAATCCATTGCGCCGACCGCCGCAACATCCGATGGGTTTGCCGTGAACCAACTACAGATGGCCAAGGAGAATGTTATTGTTGGCGAGGGTACTTTTCTTGGCTATGAAGATGGTGTCCGGAAGAAATTGGCCCTCGATAAAGATGAACGTCCAAAGATTAACCTATGGAGTGTCTTGAAATCTATGATCGGCAAAGATATGACTCACATGAGCCTACCGGTAACTTTCAATGAGCCGACTTCTATTCTACAGCGTGTTGGTGAAGACCTTGAATACAGCGATTTGCTTGACAATGCGTGTTCGTTTTCGGATTCTACCCTACGTCTTCTCTATATTTCGGCATTCGTGTCCTCCTCATACGCCTCTACCATCAACCGTGTTGCTAAACCATTCAATCCGCTATTAGGCGAGACATTTGAGTACGCGCGGCCGGATAAGCACTACCGTTTTTTTACCGAACAGGTGTCGCACCACCCCCCCATCTCGGCCACATGGACAGAGTCCCCTAAGTGGGACTTCTTTGGGGAGTCACATGTTGACACGAAATTCTACGGGCGTTCCTTCGATGTGAAGCATCTTGGACTATATTACATCACCTTGCGCCCAGATGACGGAAGCGGGGAGGAGATATATACCTTCAACAAGCCTAACAATTCCGTGATCGGCATCCTAATTGGAAAGCCAGAACTTGATAACCATGGGGAAGTGACGGTCACAAACCACAGCACAGGCGATTACACCACGCTGCATTTTAAACCCCGTGGCTGGCGCTCTGCCAATGCTTTCGAAGTCCGTGGGGAAGTGTTCGATTGCAACGGGGTCAAAAAATGGGTTCTTGGTGGTCACTGGAACGAAGCTCTATACGCAAAGAGTGTGCAGAAGCACAACGCCTCAGATGAGCTTACGCTTGACCGCTCCAAAGCTCCCACAACTCGCCGTTCAAGCGTTTCTGGCGGGCCTTACCACGATGGCCGGAAATTCCTCCTATGGCATGCTAATGAGCGCCCTGTCTCGCCTTTCAATCTCACGTCCTTTGCCATAACGCTCAACGCTGACCGTCCTAGTCTCATGCCATGGGTCGCCATCACTGATACCAGGCGGCGTCCCGACCAGCGCGCCATGGAAAACGGCGAATATGACAAGGCTGCTGAAGAGAAACAACGTGTGGAGGAAAAACAACGTGCTGCCCGCAAGCTACGTGAGACCAACGGCGTACCATATGCGCCTGCGTGGTTCACGCGTGAAGTGCATCCCGTCACTGGTCAGCAGTACTGGAAGTACAACGGCCTCTACTGGAAGATGCGCAAGGAACGCAATCTACCGGTCTCTCAAGACATCTTCTAA